One segment of Solanum stenotomum isolate F172 chromosome 1, ASM1918654v1, whole genome shotgun sequence DNA contains the following:
- the LOC125869340 gene encoding MADS-box protein SOC1-like: MSNKERLENNTESSGGNTNNLLYKKIACFTKKAHELSTLCDAQLGIVIFSPSEEILWPTENQAKERFENYLSFDWDTRKLNLETQENSLDKKMKAQEKNIIKMEQENEEKKMELLFNEVINGKSYLELDARELKGMIKLIALNKTKVDECKKQLQEEDQPIKDNDNNIEEKNDSIPKNNYV, translated from the coding sequence ATGTCTAATAAGGAGCGCCTTGAGAACAATACAGAATCAAGTGGTGGTAATACAAACAATCtcctttataaaaaaatagcATGTTTTACTAAAAAAGCACACGAATTGTCAACTTTGTGTGATGCACAACTTGGGATAGTTATTTTCTCTCCAAGCGAAGAAATTTTATGGCCAACGGAAAATCAAGCTAAGGAAAGATTCGAAAATTATTTAAGTTTTGATTGGGACACAAGGAAGCTTAATCTTGAAACACAAGAAAACAGTCTTGACAAAAAGATGAAGGCTCAAGagaaaaacattataaaaatgGAACAGGAGAATGAGGAGAAAAAAATGGAGTTGTTGTTTAATGAAGTTATTAATGGAAAGAGCTATTTGGAACTCGATGCTAGAGAACTTAAAGGTATGATAAAGCTAATTGCTCTTAACAAGACTAAAGTTGATGAATGTAAAAAACAATTGCAGGAAGAAGATCAACCAATAAAAGATAATGACAACAATATTGAAGAGAAGAATGATAGCatcccaaaaaataattatgtttaa